The sequence TAAGTGTAAGGACTTAAAACTCGACGGAGAAGATACGGCATCGGCACTCCTATATGCCGAGGAGTTGATCGAGGCCGCGGTTAAGGCGTCGCATCCCATCCATCAATGATGCCTTCGCGGCCAAGGCTGGCATTATCGCTCCTAGTGGCGCTGGGGACTACGCTCGGGGTCCTCTTATTTGTTGCGCCGCACGATATTAGTGACAGGCTTACCCATTCTCTGGCACCGCCCGGCGACCATCGAAACCAGCAATAATGTGTCGGATAATGAACCTGTGTTACGTTAGGACACAGAGGTTGCCCCAAATCAGGCGGCCGTTAACGTCGCGCGGTAAACTTGGTTGCAAATTTCCGAAACCAAAGCAGTGTTCGCTTCACCAACCAATATCAAGCTCCAACATGAATGGTGTAGCGAATGTCTGTGATGGTCAATGTACCGCTTTACCCTGATGACGTCGATGTCCTCGCGGGCGCACTTTTTGCGTGGTGTGCCGAGCGCAGCATCAAATTGCAAAGTCAGGAAGGTCTGTCCGCAGCCAATGTGGCCATTGATCTTTATAACGCCGGTTATCAAACACAAGATCAGTTGCTTGGCGCATTACACAATTACGATTTACACTGATGTATTGCACGGGTATCCAGCTTTACATCTAAAATCCGAGCACAATTTCCATGAGTAGCGCCTCTGGAAATGCAGCGGTAGTGATCGTCATTTGCGAACTTCTCTCCGAAAACCCTGGCGATGCAGTCTCGCTCTTCAAGGATCCCGGACCATTCATCCTGATGATACGCGGAGTCGTAGATCAGCGTGAAAGGGCCTTGATAGCCAGCCAAATTGGAAAGCTCAATGCAGCGAACATAATCCTCCTCATCAAGGCCTGCCGCTGAATAGCGCCCCTTTGCATGACAGAGTTCAGCGCGGCCCATGATCTTCGCTAGATCCTCGTATTTGCCAGCTCGCTCCCAGTTGCCGAAATCTCCATTGAGGCCGACTTTTCCGTGCAGAGCATCGAGAATCCGGTTGACCTCCGTCGGTCCCGGCAGAAGATCGAACCAATTCTCGATAACTAGGCGCACTCCCGCAGCGGCCGTCAACTCAGCCAACCGCCGCAGATGAGTCTCCGCAAGCATCAAAGCCGGATCCGTCGGCCGAGCCTTTCCGGCAATAACGCGCATGTTTTCAGCACCAAGAGCTGCGGCAACGTCAATCCATCCTTCCATCCATTCAGCGTCGCGATGGGCGGTTTGAGAATTGCTGAGATCTCCGTCTTCGACGAGCAGCGTCTGAAGCTTTACGCCGGCCTCCTCCGTGGCCTTGCGAAAATCACGGAGATAGCTGGGAAGGAGACTCGGCAAGTGGAAGGAACAAATCTCAAGCCGAAAGATGCTATGATCGGCGCATTGTTGCGGCACATCGATCAATTCGATCGTACCCTTCCCGTAAGTCGATTGGCGAGCCGGGTATGCTCGGTCGCCGGGCTTATAGGGATAGGTGGCACCGAGCGCCCGGTGCAAGGACCAGGTTGAAACCGCAAAACGATCCGACAAATCAACCACAAGACTCCCCCATTCCCTTTGCTGAAAGGTAATCAAGACATAGTCTCGACTGCACGGATATCAATCCAAAAATGCTAAGACTCCCTGCTGTTGCGGCAACTCTATTCCCATAAGAAATCGTCGCTAAGTCCTTTCATGCCCTCCTTTAACCCATCTGGAAATGGCGTCAAAAAGCAGATCGGCAATCCACATGGCGCATACGCCAACGACGAAAGCCGTGGCATTCATGGCCGCGACGTCCTTTTGAGGCAAAGGCCAGTTGATAGCGCGCAGATAGAAAAGCGCCGGCTCCGTTAAATAGGTTGCAGCAAGCGCGCCGCAAATAGGCGATGCAATAATCTCTCGCGTCGTATATCGGCGCCTGGAGAGACCGCGCAGGAT comes from Rhizobium tropici CIAT 899 and encodes:
- a CDS encoding sugar phosphate isomerase/epimerase family protein: MVDLSDRFAVSTWSLHRALGATYPYKPGDRAYPARQSTYGKGTIELIDVPQQCADHSIFRLEICSFHLPSLLPSYLRDFRKATEEAGVKLQTLLVEDGDLSNSQTAHRDAEWMEGWIDVAAALGAENMRVIAGKARPTDPALMLAETHLRRLAELTAAAGVRLVIENWFDLLPGPTEVNRILDALHGKVGLNGDFGNWERAGKYEDLAKIMGRAELCHAKGRYSAAGLDEEDYVRCIELSNLAGYQGPFTLIYDSAYHQDEWSGILEERDCIARVFGEKFANDDHYRCISRGATHGNCARILDVKLDTRAIHQCKS